A window of Pirellula sp. SH-Sr6A contains these coding sequences:
- a CDS encoding DUF6304 family protein, with protein MMTTYPASYKDKFGEESTTILNDGDSITMMVRGVRFKGNDFDSFEPQDATDPAQLSSFTFCTGAFASALPPSGGDAVVQLQRSRSVLAKSLRQTR; from the coding sequence ATGATGACCACATACCCCGCTAGCTACAAGGATAAGTTCGGTGAAGAAAGCACAACGATTTTGAACGACGGCGATTCGATAACGATGATGGTCCGTGGCGTTCGATTCAAAGGGAACGATTTCGACAGTTTCGAGCCACAGGATGCGACTGATCCGGCTCAGTTGTCGTCTTTCACTTTTTGCACGGGCGCCTTTGCTTCTGCGTTACCACCCTCCGGAGGCGACGCGGTAGTCCAGTTACAACGAAGCCGATCGGTCCTGGCAAAATCGCTGAGACAGACCAGGTAG